A DNA window from Anas platyrhynchos isolate ZD024472 breed Pekin duck chromosome 33, IASCAAS_PekinDuck_T2T, whole genome shotgun sequence contains the following coding sequences:
- the RASGRP4 gene encoding RAS guanyl-releasing protein 4 has product MTCPTAREISQAMASAGLGDLPQACSLEQLLERCLDAFDPDGRLHGGEYAVDLTLTTHGWVVPSAELARRLLALYQEALRDGREERALRICHFVRHWALQHPDSFLLEPALAEVVAELRRAALHEGREGHARLLDTSHVARTAGATCSGGGRGAARRWRGRWRCAMGSPTGCSSWCSPPQPHPASSGPGQAHTDHAEAAGAAELQHADGRGGGVLPASHLAPPRHPRPAAPEVAKALSAMAELVSSRGNFGAYRRAFAACRGFRLPLLPVHLKDLAALDAALPGRLPGGRLHLPKLLGLYQHARDLRALQRLAPPFRADPQLLGLLALSLHTLHTEEDLLRLSHAREPGCSRLLGTSAPPPALLEELAQLREERDRLLEENRRLRPPPPLGAMGGPPNSPL; this is encoded by the exons ATGACGTGCCCCACGGCGCGGGAGATCAGCCAGGCCATGGCCAGCGCCGGGCTCGGGGACCTGCCGCAGGCCTGCagcctggagcagctcctggagcGCTGCCTCGACGCCTTCG ACCCTGACGGGCGCCTGCACGGCGGCGAGTACGCGGTGGACCTGACGCTGACCACGCACGGCTGGGTCGTGCCCTCGGCGGAGCTGGCGCGACGCCTCCTGGCCCT CTACCAGGAGGCGCTGCGGGACGGGCGCGAGGAGCGGGCGCTGCGCATCTGCCACTTTGTGCg gcACTGGGCGCTGCAGCACCCCGACTCCTTCCTGCTGGAGCCGGCGCTGgcggaggtggtggcggagctGCGGCGAGCGGCGCTGCACGAGGGGCGCGAGGGGCACGCGCGCCTGCTGGACACCAGCCACGT TGCCAGGACTGCCGGCGCTACGTGCagcgggggggggcgcggggcagcCCGGCGCTGGAGGGGGCGGTGGCGCTGTGCAATGGGGTCTCCCACTGggtgcagctcctggtgctcgcccccccagccccacccaGCGAGCTCAGGCCCTGGCCAAGCTCACACGGACCAcgcag aagctgctggagctgcagaacTTCAACACGCTGATGGCCGTGGTGGGGGGGTTCTGCCAGCTTCCCATCTCGCGCCTCCGCGACACCCACGCCCTGCTGCCCCCGAGGTGGCCAAG gccctgaGCGCCATGGCGGAGCTGGTGTCGTCTCGGGGTAATTTCGGGGCGTACCGCCGGGCGTTCGCGGCCTGCCGGGGCTTCCGCCTGCCGCTGCTGCCCGTGCACCTCAAGGACCTGGCGGCGCTGGAcgcggccctgcccggccgccTGCCCGGGGGGCGCCTGCACCTCCCCAAACTGCTCGGCCTCTACCAGCACGCCCGCGACCTGCGCGCCCTGCAGCGCCTCGCGCCCCCCTTCAGGGCGGacccccagctgctggggctgctggcg ctgtccCTGCACACGCTGCACACGGAGGAGGATTTGCTGCGCCTCTCCCACGCCCGCGAGCCCGGCTGCAGCCGCCTGCTG ggcaccagcgccccccccccggcgctgctggaggagctggcgCAGCTGCGGGAG gaGCGGGAccggctgctggaggagaaccGGCGGCtgcgccccccgcccccgctGGGGGCCATGGGG